In Hyalangium minutum, a single window of DNA contains:
- a CDS encoding Dps family protein produces the protein MMASVQGQGRKGAGWKSTDGDQASPILRQRGKVLQRAGTLRKLPLGLSEEAKADSVARLNQVLVDTIVLRDMYKKHHWQTSGATFYQLHLLFDKHYEEQAELVDALAERIQLLGGVSLGMPHDVAELSKIERPPRDVEEPAVQLSRLLEAHEYILRQSREAARRASELGDEGTNDLLVSEVVRVNEMQVWFVSEHLVDVPLVTADQETAATSVASADVEPKRGEAPTSV, from the coding sequence ATGATGGCGAGCGTACAGGGACAGGGACGAAAGGGCGCAGGCTGGAAGAGCACGGATGGAGACCAGGCGTCCCCCATTCTGAGGCAACGCGGCAAGGTCCTCCAGCGAGCTGGGACACTCCGCAAGCTCCCCCTCGGCCTGAGCGAGGAGGCCAAGGCAGACAGCGTGGCCCGGCTCAACCAGGTGCTCGTGGACACCATTGTCCTGAGGGACATGTACAAGAAGCACCACTGGCAGACGTCGGGCGCGACCTTCTATCAACTGCACCTGCTCTTCGATAAGCACTACGAGGAGCAGGCGGAGCTGGTGGATGCGCTGGCCGAGCGCATCCAGCTCCTCGGCGGTGTCAGCCTGGGAATGCCGCACGATGTCGCGGAGCTGAGCAAGATCGAGCGCCCGCCGCGGGACGTGGAGGAGCCGGCGGTGCAGCTCTCCCGGCTGCTCGAGGCCCATGAGTACATCCTCCGCCAGTCCCGCGAGGCGGCGCGCCGTGCCTCGGAGCTGGGGGATGAAGGGACGAACGACCTCCTGGTGAGCGAGGTGGTGAGAGTGAACGAGATGCAGGTCTGGTTCGTCTCCGAGCACCTCGTCGATGTGCCACTGGTGACGGCGGACCAGGAGACAGCCGCCACGAGCGTGGCCTCGGCGGACGTCGAGCCCAAGCGCGGCGAGGCTCCGACCTCGGTGTGA
- a CDS encoding trypsin-like serine protease — protein MSRRYARREATLGLMLFLSLAGGCVSGEAATGMAADGPLGLGLVSPSRDEFGLSGGIEDAENRFRSAVQIEIGSGLCSGVLIARRLVLTAAHCFCWPSGPSVRSMDKTACKKNVVVESVLYRSREGVEPWVDRTGGTVVVHEGFRSELDVAGGRLFVKSKVADLAVIYLEKELANTSWDNKLREAEVLLNDEVTVVGYGAVADEPALKGIRRFGSNVVAELRLSNDRKGREIRFRFPGAHTHRGDSGGPCFLEEKGTRYLVGINGGYVSQGATESWFTSTSSYRDWIAKQIEEAKKRETS, from the coding sequence ATGTCGCGACGGTATGCGAGACGGGAAGCCACGCTGGGCTTGATGCTCTTCCTCTCGCTCGCGGGTGGGTGCGTCTCGGGAGAAGCCGCAACGGGTATGGCTGCAGACGGTCCTCTTGGGCTGGGTCTGGTTTCTCCCTCTCGTGATGAGTTCGGGCTCTCCGGTGGGATAGAGGATGCCGAGAATCGCTTCCGGTCTGCGGTCCAGATCGAGATCGGATCAGGCCTGTGCAGCGGTGTGCTCATCGCGCGGCGCCTCGTCCTCACCGCAGCACACTGCTTTTGTTGGCCGAGTGGCCCCAGCGTTCGGAGCATGGACAAGACAGCCTGCAAGAAGAACGTAGTGGTAGAGAGCGTCTTGTACCGGTCGCGGGAGGGGGTGGAACCTTGGGTTGACAGGACCGGAGGGACAGTGGTCGTCCACGAAGGGTTCAGGTCCGAGTTGGACGTGGCGGGTGGCAGGCTCTTCGTCAAGAGCAAGGTTGCGGATCTGGCGGTCATCTACCTGGAGAAGGAACTCGCCAACACGTCTTGGGACAACAAGCTGCGGGAGGCGGAGGTTCTCCTGAACGATGAAGTCACCGTCGTTGGCTATGGGGCCGTGGCGGACGAACCCGCGCTGAAAGGCATTCGCCGTTTCGGAAGCAACGTGGTGGCGGAGCTCCGCCTGTCGAACGATCGCAAGGGCCGGGAGATCCGGTTCCGGTTCCCGGGCGCGCACACTCATCGAGGCGACAGCGGAGGGCCTTGCTTCCTGGAGGAGAAGGGCACGCGGTATCTCGTGGGCATCAACGGCGGGTACGTCAGTCAAGGTGCCACGGAGTCTTGGTTCACCAGCACCTCCAGCTACCGCGACTGGATTGCGAAGCAGATCGAGGAGGCCAAGAAGCGGGAAACGTCTTGA
- a CDS encoding trypsin-like serine peptidase, whose translation MLHPSPGRGLMPQPRMSRAAYTLFFAVMAALGLGAAGCKSKTEEPASEDSLPEQLMVEEGLPDATEQLRETGVLERDMDPYAGEMDDRNRYVATVMIAKGNPLDSVECSGVLVSPHLVLTAGSCVCSPHSVETPGTIEKTLIDSSACAKRVGVATAIYGEVLDKQYKETATQVKFQLYQGEVRPHPDLELRLDARGAVVSSKADLAAIVLDTPVAAGHSGVPLADAEVQSNEALVMAGHVRNTPQAIGGFMRVRYSRRVQVQSVSLEGRILYEQQGALLYNGYMGGPCFREKGTARALVGIASVDSDEQPSFTSTYVFRGWLAAEMRRAAGRSGTPSGNSKKKE comes from the coding sequence TTGCTCCACCCGAGCCCCGGAAGAGGCCTGATGCCCCAGCCCCGAATGTCGCGTGCAGCCTATACGCTGTTCTTCGCCGTCATGGCGGCGCTGGGGCTTGGAGCGGCCGGTTGCAAGAGCAAGACAGAGGAGCCGGCCTCCGAAGACAGTCTTCCTGAGCAACTCATGGTGGAGGAGGGACTTCCTGACGCCACCGAGCAGCTCCGCGAGACTGGCGTCCTCGAACGCGACATGGACCCGTACGCCGGAGAGATGGACGACCGGAACCGCTACGTCGCCACCGTGATGATCGCGAAGGGGAACCCGCTGGACTCGGTGGAGTGCAGCGGTGTGCTCGTGAGCCCTCACTTGGTGCTGACCGCCGGGAGCTGTGTTTGCTCGCCGCATTCAGTTGAGACACCAGGCACCATCGAGAAGACGCTCATCGACAGTTCTGCCTGTGCGAAACGTGTCGGCGTGGCAACAGCGATCTACGGGGAGGTTTTGGACAAGCAATACAAGGAGACGGCAACGCAGGTGAAGTTTCAGCTCTACCAAGGGGAGGTTCGTCCCCATCCGGACCTGGAACTTCGCCTCGATGCGCGGGGAGCCGTTGTTTCGAGCAAGGCGGATCTCGCGGCCATCGTGCTGGACACGCCTGTCGCGGCCGGGCACTCAGGCGTTCCGTTGGCGGATGCGGAAGTCCAGAGCAACGAGGCCCTGGTCATGGCGGGGCATGTCCGGAACACCCCCCAGGCAATCGGTGGTTTCATGCGCGTCCGCTACTCCCGGCGTGTCCAGGTCCAGAGCGTCTCCCTGGAGGGAAGGATCCTGTACGAACAGCAGGGGGCGTTGCTCTACAACGGTTATATGGGAGGGCCCTGCTTTCGGGAGAAGGGGACTGCACGTGCGCTCGTGGGGATTGCGAGCGTGGACTCGGATGAGCAACCGTCCTTCACAAGCACGTACGTGTTTCGCGGCTGGCTGGCTGCGGAGATGCGCCGTGCGGCGGGGAGAAGCGGGACTCCATCCGGCAACTCCAAGAAGAAGGAGTAA
- a CDS encoding chalcone isomerase family protein, which translates to MKATLSALVLSLTLALPALAKEKEVAGVKFPDTVSVEGKELKLNGAGLRTKAIFKVYAAALYVETVSQDAAQVISSDQTKRVRMVMLRDLEKAKITDAIADGIEKNSKAALPALKDRLEKLKGAVPDLKKGDDLTITYVPGKGTQVQSKAGEALTLEGKDFADALFGVWLGAKPVDDDLKDGMLGKED; encoded by the coding sequence ATGAAAGCGACGCTGTCCGCCCTGGTATTGTCCCTGACCCTCGCACTGCCGGCCCTGGCCAAGGAGAAGGAAGTGGCGGGGGTGAAGTTCCCCGACACGGTCTCCGTGGAGGGCAAGGAGCTGAAGCTGAACGGAGCGGGGCTGCGCACCAAGGCCATCTTCAAGGTGTACGCGGCGGCGCTCTACGTGGAGACGGTGAGCCAGGACGCGGCGCAGGTGATCAGCTCGGATCAGACCAAGCGCGTGCGCATGGTGATGTTGCGCGATCTGGAGAAGGCGAAGATCACGGACGCCATCGCGGACGGCATCGAGAAGAACAGCAAGGCGGCGCTGCCGGCGCTGAAGGACCGGCTGGAGAAGCTCAAGGGCGCGGTGCCGGATCTGAAGAAGGGCGACGACTTGACGATCACCTATGTGCCGGGCAAGGGCACGCAGGTGCAGAGCAAGGCGGGAGAGGCGCTCACGCTGGAGGGCAAGGACTTCGCGGACGCGCTCTTCGGGGTGTGGCTCGGCGCCAAGCCCGTGGACGATGACCTGAAGGACGGGATGCTCGGCAAGGAAGACTGA
- the serC gene encoding 3-phosphoserine/phosphohydroxythreonine transaminase produces MRVINFNAGPAGLPQPALERAREELLDFQGTGMSIMEHSHRGKEYEAVHNEAISLLTELLGIPSTHQVLFLQGGASQQFAQVPMNFLTPETSADYLMTGVWSEKARDEAKYYGQSRIAATTINADKRYTRVPKQEEMQLDPAAAYVHMTSNNTIYGTQWHTFPEVGSVPLIADMSSDLLWKPIDVSKFAMIYAGAQKNVGPSGIVLVIIDKGFMAKGSTNIPKIFRYSTYAENNSLYNTPPTFSIYLCRNVLAWIKSVGGLPQLERWNREKGELLYGMIDRHADFFRAPVEKGSRSYMNGVFRLPTEALDETFVAEAKKAGMVGLKGYRSVGGIRVSMYNAVTVDNVKTLVAFMEQFVKKHG; encoded by the coding sequence ATGCGCGTCATCAACTTCAATGCCGGTCCTGCCGGTCTACCCCAGCCGGCCTTGGAGCGAGCCCGGGAAGAGCTGCTCGACTTCCAGGGGACCGGAATGTCCATCATGGAGCACAGCCATCGGGGCAAGGAGTACGAGGCCGTCCACAACGAGGCCATTTCCCTGCTGACCGAGCTGTTGGGCATCCCCTCGACGCACCAGGTGTTGTTCCTGCAAGGGGGCGCCTCGCAGCAGTTCGCTCAGGTGCCGATGAACTTCCTGACGCCGGAGACGAGCGCGGACTACCTGATGACGGGGGTCTGGAGCGAGAAGGCGCGGGACGAGGCGAAGTACTACGGCCAGTCGCGCATCGCCGCGACGACGATCAACGCGGACAAACGGTACACGCGCGTCCCGAAGCAGGAGGAGATGCAGCTGGATCCGGCCGCGGCCTACGTCCACATGACGAGCAACAACACCATCTACGGGACGCAGTGGCACACGTTCCCGGAGGTGGGGAGCGTGCCGCTGATCGCGGACATGAGCTCGGATCTGCTGTGGAAGCCGATCGACGTGAGCAAGTTCGCGATGATCTACGCGGGGGCGCAGAAGAACGTGGGGCCCTCGGGAATCGTGCTGGTGATCATCGACAAGGGCTTCATGGCGAAGGGGAGCACGAACATCCCGAAGATCTTCCGCTACAGCACGTACGCGGAGAACAACTCGCTGTACAACACGCCGCCGACGTTCTCGATCTACCTGTGCCGCAACGTGCTGGCGTGGATCAAGAGCGTGGGCGGGCTGCCGCAGCTGGAGCGCTGGAACCGGGAGAAGGGCGAGCTGCTGTACGGGATGATCGATCGCCACGCGGACTTCTTCCGGGCGCCGGTGGAGAAGGGGTCGCGCTCGTACATGAACGGGGTGTTTCGGCTGCCGACCGAGGCGCTGGATGAGACGTTCGTGGCCGAGGCGAAGAAGGCGGGGATGGTGGGGCTCAAGGGGTACCGCAGCGTGGGAGGCATCCGCGTGTCCATGTACAACGCGGTGACAGTGGACAACGTGAAGACACTGGTGGCCTTCATGGAGCAGTTCGTGAAGAAACACGGCTAG
- a CDS encoding RNA polymerase sigma factor — MGSSEELAQWVRRAAGGDASAFGELYRRTRPQVARLTAGFATLDADEVEDVIQETYVRAFKALPRLKDATAFEAWLLAIARNRARTRLERKSHLRRMEEETPDPQPEAVPPLPEALQVERDIAEVRQLIAELPEGEEKKTVQLFYLEGELSAREIAEKLGVGKSAVTMRLERFRARIKRKLLQRVLAGRWE; from the coding sequence GTGGGTTCCTCGGAGGAACTGGCACAGTGGGTTCGGCGGGCCGCCGGTGGGGATGCGTCCGCCTTCGGTGAGCTGTACCGGCGCACAAGGCCCCAGGTGGCCCGGCTGACCGCCGGGTTCGCCACGCTGGACGCAGATGAGGTGGAAGACGTGATTCAGGAGACCTACGTCCGAGCGTTCAAGGCGCTCCCCCGGCTCAAGGACGCCACGGCGTTCGAGGCGTGGCTCCTGGCCATTGCCCGCAACCGGGCCCGCACCCGCCTGGAGCGCAAGAGCCACCTGCGGCGAATGGAAGAGGAGACCCCGGATCCCCAGCCCGAGGCCGTCCCTCCCCTCCCCGAGGCCCTCCAGGTGGAGCGGGACATTGCCGAGGTGCGTCAGCTCATCGCCGAGCTGCCCGAGGGCGAGGAAAAGAAGACCGTCCAGCTCTTCTACTTGGAGGGAGAGCTGTCCGCGCGGGAGATCGCCGAGAAGCTCGGCGTCGGCAAGAGCGCGGTGACCATGCGCCTGGAACGGTTCAGGGCGCGCATCAAGCGGAAGCTGCTCCAGCGCGTGCTCGCCGGACGGTGGGAGTGA